The following proteins come from a genomic window of Pleuronectes platessa chromosome 2, fPlePla1.1, whole genome shotgun sequence:
- the phc2b gene encoding polyhomeotic-like protein 2b isoform X1 has product MESEPGAPASTANSTGTATSSTTTAVSSSSSNTSNTTATTSTTSASSSINNSSSISNTTSSSGSSTTTGRQTVPQISVYSGMPDRQTVQVFQQALHRQPNTAAQYLQQMYAAQQQHLIMQTAAFQQQHNLSTAQLQSLAAVQQASIAAGRQSSSQNGTSSQQTGSTQATINLSTSPAAAQLISRAQSISSTPTSISQQAVLLGSSSSPTLTASQAQMYLRAQMAQQNNLVQVARSLGRAVPLSPQLIFTPTATVTAVQSDGSSQASSQNQVQNLAIRGQQGAATSSSQAQTMQALSLKQSPVPIQPTPLIKNPNQGMQVAAGGRTSSLDSSSEGGKKGESTAVTEVRAINMSRSVTAVSAQPLIAPVFFVPAYTQIQPQSLVQQHKQLQQQQQFVVHQSPGSQKTAGQLLQTASIQPSQHPVPVLPKPAPHQPSMPSQQATIFHSTISPHALHSSLSHAKAQPVQLTAINLQIQPTASRLLQDNKDKPTSLVVRETCPAPSAQQPQQQQQQQPQQQPQLQHQPHQPHLQHLQHLQHLHQQQQQQQQQQQQQQQQQQLQQQQQQLQQQQQQQQLQQPAPIPSQPAKPVEQPKVDTVTPAVQQQGGGSAKKPSAAPATPPPAMTSGNESEAPSVTGSAPHNGENKPPQAIVKPQVLTHVIEGFVIQEGAEPFPVCVERLPILIDSPKKLDHQLSSDPDQTPVSNAANTDSEPEDMDQTDKEPEPKLTCEYCGWVDFAYTFKASKRFCSMVCAKRYNVGCTKRIGLFRPERSKPTNRWRRRSQGRSGVEAKKQKLSPSPQQTQGGSVSSPHPSQPSQEESSPCSDMSSYEEPASPLSAASSGLLAPTPAPAQVPVRRQQSRASEQEGGAGRDAPSLCQRFLPNDPTRWNVEEVYEFICSLQGCQEIADEFRSQEIDGQALLLLKEDHLMSTMNIKLGPALKIFARINMLKDS; this is encoded by the exons ATGGAGAGTGAGCCGGGGGCCCCTGCCTCCACGGCTAACAGCACCGGGACCGccacttcctccaccaccacagctgtcagcagcagcagtagtaaTACCTCCAACACTACTGCTACTACTTCTACCACTTCCGCCAGTAGTAGTATTAATAATAGCAGCAGTATTAGTAACACTACCAGTAGTTCCGGTAGTAGTACGAcaacaggaagacagacagtgCCTCAGATATCTGTGTACAGCGGGATGCCTGACCGACAAACAGTGCAG GTGTTTCAACAGGCCCTACACAGACAGCccaacacagcagcacagtACCTGCAGCAGATGTACGctgcccagcagcagcatctgatAATGCAAACCGCTgccttccagcagcagcacaacctCAGCACCGCTCAGCTCCAGAGCCTGGCCGCTGTACAGCAA GCCAGCATCGCAGCTGGACGGCAAAGCTCTTCACAGAACGGCACTTCATCTCAGCAAACAGGATCTACTCAGGCTACG ATCAACCTGAGCACGTCCCCGGCGGCAGCTCAGCTGATCAGCCGGGCCCAGAGCATTAGCTCCACCCCCACCAGTATTTCCCAGCAGGCTGTTCTGCTGGGCAGCTCCTCCAGCCCCACACTCACGGCCAGCCAGGCACAGATGTACCTGCGAGCACAGATG GCCCAGCAGAATAACCTGGTGCAGGTGGCCAGGAGCCTCGGCCGGgccgtccctctgtcccctcaGCTGATCTTCACCCCAACAGCCACCGTGACGGCTGTCCAGTCAGACGGCTCCTCACAGGCCTCCTCACAG AATCAGGTTCAGAACCTTGCCATCCgtggccagcagggggcagccacGTCTTCCTCACAGGCTCAGACCATGCAGGCTCTCAGTTTGAAGCAGAGCCCTGTGCCCATCCAGCCCACCCCACTCATCAAGAATCCTAACCAGGGCATGCAGGTCGCTGCAGGAGGGAGGACCAGCTCCTTAGACAGCTCCTCTGAAGGAGGGAAGAAGGGCGAGAGCACAGCAGTCACAGAAGTCCGAGCCATTAACATGAGCCGCAGTGTGACGGCTGTTAGTGCTCAGCCTCTCATTGCCCCAG TCTTTTTCGTTCCAGCGTACACCCAGATTCAGCCGCAGTCCCTGGTTCAGCAGCAcaagcagctccagcagcagcagcagtttgtcgtCCATCAGAGTCCAGGTTCCCAGAAGACGGCGGGTCAGCTGCTGCAGACGGCCTCCATTCAGCCGTCGCAGCACCCGGTCCCTGTGCTGCCCAAACCGGCTCCACACCAGCCCTCCATGCCCAGCCAGCAGGCGACCATCTTCCACTCCACCATCAGCCCCCACGCCCTCCACTCCTCCCTCAGCCACGCCAAAGCTCAGCCCGTCCAGCTCACCGCCATCAACCTTCAAATACAGCCAACA GCTTCTCGGCTGCTTCAGGACAATAAAGACAAGCCAACCTCACTGGTGGTCAGAGAGACGTGTCCGGCCCCGTCCGCACAACAaccgcaacaacaacaacaacaacaaccgcaGCAACAACCGCAACTACAGCACCAACCGCACCAACCGCACCTACAGCACCTACAGCACCTACAGCACCTacaccaacagcagcagcagcagcagcagcaacaacaacaacaacaacaacaacaacaactgcagcagcagcaacaacaactgcaacaacaacaacaacaacaacaactgcagcAACCTGCACCCATACCATCACAACCTGCCAAGCCTGTAGAGCAGCCCAAGGTCGATACCGTTACACCAGCTGTTCAGCAACAAG GAGGGGGCTCGGCCAAGAAGCCGTCCGCTGCACCTGCGACTCCACCTCCAGCCATGACCTCAGGAAATGAGAGCGAGGCGCCCAGCGTGACAGGCAGCGCGCCGCACAACGGGGAGAACAAACCGCCCCAGGCCATCGTCAAGCCCCAGGTCCTCACACATGTCATCGAAGGCTTTGTCATCCAGGAAGGCGCCGAGCCGTTCCCGGTCTGC GTGGAGCGTCTGCCGATTCTCATCGACAGCCCAAAGAAGCTGGATCATCAGCTCTCCTCCGACCCCGACCAAACTCCAGTCAGcaacgcagcaaacacagactcCGAGCCGGAGGACATGGACCAGACAG ACAAAGAACCAGAGCCGAAGCTGACGTGTGAATACTGTGGCTGGGTCGACTTTGCCTACACCTTCAAGGCCTCGAAGAGATTCTGCTCCATGGTTTGTGCAAAGAG GTACAATGTGGGCTGCACGAAGCGGATAGGCCTCTTCCGTCCAGAGAGGAGTAAACCAACCAACCGCTGGCGACGAAGATCTCAGGGTCGTTCCGGTGTAGAGGCTAAGAAGCAg AAGCTGTCCCCGTCACCGCAGCAGACACAAGGCGGCTCCGTGTCCTCGCCTCATCCCTCGCAGCCCAGTCAGGAGGAGTCCAGCCCGTGCTCGGACATGTCCAGCTACGAGGAGCCGGCGTCTCCCCTGTCGGCAGCCAGCTCGGGGCTCCTGGCTCCGACCCCGGCCCCGGCTCAGGTCCCTGTTCGCCGGCAGCAGAGCCGAGCCTCGGAGCAGGAGGGCGGCGCTGGGAGAGACGCACCGTCACTCTGTCAGCGGTTCTTACCCAACGACCCCACCAGGTGGAATGTGGAGGAAGTTTATGAGTTCATTTGTTCACTGCAAG GTTGTCAGGAGATCGCGGACGAGTTTCGGTCTCAGGAGATCGATGGACAGGCCCTGCTCCTGTTGAAGGAAGACCACCTGATGAGCACCATGAACATTAAACTGGGGCCTGCACTCAAGATCTTTGCACGCATCAACATGCTTAAAGACTCGTAG
- the phc2b gene encoding polyhomeotic-like protein 2b isoform X2, with the protein MESEPGAPASTANSTGTATSSTTTAVSSSSSNTSNTTATTSTTSASSSINNSSSISNTTSSSGSSTTTGRQTVPQISVYSGMPDRQTVQVFQQALHRQPNTAAQYLQQMYAAQQQHLIMQTAAFQQQHNLSTAQLQSLAAVQQASIAAGRQSSSQNGTSSQQTGSTQATINLSTSPAAAQLISRAQSISSTPTSISQQAVLLGSSSSPTLTASQAQMYLRAQMAQQNNLVQVARSLGRAVPLSPQLIFTPTATVTAVQSDGSSQASSQNQVQNLAIRGQQGAATSSSQAQTMQALSLKQSPVPIQPTPLIKNPNQGMQVAAGGRTSSLDSSSEGGKKGESTAVTEVRAINMSRSVTAVSAQPLIAPAYTQIQPQSLVQQHKQLQQQQQFVVHQSPGSQKTAGQLLQTASIQPSQHPVPVLPKPAPHQPSMPSQQATIFHSTISPHALHSSLSHAKAQPVQLTAINLQIQPTASRLLQDNKDKPTSLVVRETCPAPSAQQPQQQQQQQPQQQPQLQHQPHQPHLQHLQHLQHLHQQQQQQQQQQQQQQQQQQLQQQQQQLQQQQQQQQLQQPAPIPSQPAKPVEQPKVDTVTPAVQQQGGGSAKKPSAAPATPPPAMTSGNESEAPSVTGSAPHNGENKPPQAIVKPQVLTHVIEGFVIQEGAEPFPVCVERLPILIDSPKKLDHQLSSDPDQTPVSNAANTDSEPEDMDQTDKEPEPKLTCEYCGWVDFAYTFKASKRFCSMVCAKRYNVGCTKRIGLFRPERSKPTNRWRRRSQGRSGVEAKKQKLSPSPQQTQGGSVSSPHPSQPSQEESSPCSDMSSYEEPASPLSAASSGLLAPTPAPAQVPVRRQQSRASEQEGGAGRDAPSLCQRFLPNDPTRWNVEEVYEFICSLQGCQEIADEFRSQEIDGQALLLLKEDHLMSTMNIKLGPALKIFARINMLKDS; encoded by the exons ATGGAGAGTGAGCCGGGGGCCCCTGCCTCCACGGCTAACAGCACCGGGACCGccacttcctccaccaccacagctgtcagcagcagcagtagtaaTACCTCCAACACTACTGCTACTACTTCTACCACTTCCGCCAGTAGTAGTATTAATAATAGCAGCAGTATTAGTAACACTACCAGTAGTTCCGGTAGTAGTACGAcaacaggaagacagacagtgCCTCAGATATCTGTGTACAGCGGGATGCCTGACCGACAAACAGTGCAG GTGTTTCAACAGGCCCTACACAGACAGCccaacacagcagcacagtACCTGCAGCAGATGTACGctgcccagcagcagcatctgatAATGCAAACCGCTgccttccagcagcagcacaacctCAGCACCGCTCAGCTCCAGAGCCTGGCCGCTGTACAGCAA GCCAGCATCGCAGCTGGACGGCAAAGCTCTTCACAGAACGGCACTTCATCTCAGCAAACAGGATCTACTCAGGCTACG ATCAACCTGAGCACGTCCCCGGCGGCAGCTCAGCTGATCAGCCGGGCCCAGAGCATTAGCTCCACCCCCACCAGTATTTCCCAGCAGGCTGTTCTGCTGGGCAGCTCCTCCAGCCCCACACTCACGGCCAGCCAGGCACAGATGTACCTGCGAGCACAGATG GCCCAGCAGAATAACCTGGTGCAGGTGGCCAGGAGCCTCGGCCGGgccgtccctctgtcccctcaGCTGATCTTCACCCCAACAGCCACCGTGACGGCTGTCCAGTCAGACGGCTCCTCACAGGCCTCCTCACAG AATCAGGTTCAGAACCTTGCCATCCgtggccagcagggggcagccacGTCTTCCTCACAGGCTCAGACCATGCAGGCTCTCAGTTTGAAGCAGAGCCCTGTGCCCATCCAGCCCACCCCACTCATCAAGAATCCTAACCAGGGCATGCAGGTCGCTGCAGGAGGGAGGACCAGCTCCTTAGACAGCTCCTCTGAAGGAGGGAAGAAGGGCGAGAGCACAGCAGTCACAGAAGTCCGAGCCATTAACATGAGCCGCAGTGTGACGGCTGTTAGTGCTCAGCCTCTCATTGCCCCAG CGTACACCCAGATTCAGCCGCAGTCCCTGGTTCAGCAGCAcaagcagctccagcagcagcagcagtttgtcgtCCATCAGAGTCCAGGTTCCCAGAAGACGGCGGGTCAGCTGCTGCAGACGGCCTCCATTCAGCCGTCGCAGCACCCGGTCCCTGTGCTGCCCAAACCGGCTCCACACCAGCCCTCCATGCCCAGCCAGCAGGCGACCATCTTCCACTCCACCATCAGCCCCCACGCCCTCCACTCCTCCCTCAGCCACGCCAAAGCTCAGCCCGTCCAGCTCACCGCCATCAACCTTCAAATACAGCCAACA GCTTCTCGGCTGCTTCAGGACAATAAAGACAAGCCAACCTCACTGGTGGTCAGAGAGACGTGTCCGGCCCCGTCCGCACAACAaccgcaacaacaacaacaacaacaaccgcaGCAACAACCGCAACTACAGCACCAACCGCACCAACCGCACCTACAGCACCTACAGCACCTACAGCACCTacaccaacagcagcagcagcagcagcagcaacaacaacaacaacaacaacaacaacaactgcagcagcagcaacaacaactgcaacaacaacaacaacaacaacaactgcagcAACCTGCACCCATACCATCACAACCTGCCAAGCCTGTAGAGCAGCCCAAGGTCGATACCGTTACACCAGCTGTTCAGCAACAAG GAGGGGGCTCGGCCAAGAAGCCGTCCGCTGCACCTGCGACTCCACCTCCAGCCATGACCTCAGGAAATGAGAGCGAGGCGCCCAGCGTGACAGGCAGCGCGCCGCACAACGGGGAGAACAAACCGCCCCAGGCCATCGTCAAGCCCCAGGTCCTCACACATGTCATCGAAGGCTTTGTCATCCAGGAAGGCGCCGAGCCGTTCCCGGTCTGC GTGGAGCGTCTGCCGATTCTCATCGACAGCCCAAAGAAGCTGGATCATCAGCTCTCCTCCGACCCCGACCAAACTCCAGTCAGcaacgcagcaaacacagactcCGAGCCGGAGGACATGGACCAGACAG ACAAAGAACCAGAGCCGAAGCTGACGTGTGAATACTGTGGCTGGGTCGACTTTGCCTACACCTTCAAGGCCTCGAAGAGATTCTGCTCCATGGTTTGTGCAAAGAG GTACAATGTGGGCTGCACGAAGCGGATAGGCCTCTTCCGTCCAGAGAGGAGTAAACCAACCAACCGCTGGCGACGAAGATCTCAGGGTCGTTCCGGTGTAGAGGCTAAGAAGCAg AAGCTGTCCCCGTCACCGCAGCAGACACAAGGCGGCTCCGTGTCCTCGCCTCATCCCTCGCAGCCCAGTCAGGAGGAGTCCAGCCCGTGCTCGGACATGTCCAGCTACGAGGAGCCGGCGTCTCCCCTGTCGGCAGCCAGCTCGGGGCTCCTGGCTCCGACCCCGGCCCCGGCTCAGGTCCCTGTTCGCCGGCAGCAGAGCCGAGCCTCGGAGCAGGAGGGCGGCGCTGGGAGAGACGCACCGTCACTCTGTCAGCGGTTCTTACCCAACGACCCCACCAGGTGGAATGTGGAGGAAGTTTATGAGTTCATTTGTTCACTGCAAG GTTGTCAGGAGATCGCGGACGAGTTTCGGTCTCAGGAGATCGATGGACAGGCCCTGCTCCTGTTGAAGGAAGACCACCTGATGAGCACCATGAACATTAAACTGGGGCCTGCACTCAAGATCTTTGCACGCATCAACATGCTTAAAGACTCGTAG